A stretch of DNA from Synechococcales cyanobacterium T60_A2020_003:
GGACGCACCCGCCGATAGAGGCGCGGAATGGTTTCCGTATTATGGTTCAGAACCTCTGGCGCGGCTTGTAGGATTACCTCCAATGCCTCCCAGTTGCCGCAAAGGTCAGGAATTAAAACCTCAATGGTCGTTCCGGGCGAGCTTTTGCGAATTTCGTCAATGCAGCGGACAAACTGACCTGCGCCCCCATCGGGCAAATCATCCCGGTTTACGGACGTAACCACCACATGATTAAGCTTCATCCGCTTGACCGCTTCCGCTAACCGCAGCGGTTCGGTCGGGTCAAGGGCTTGCGGCTTTTTCTCAAAATCAATATCGCAGTACGGGCAGGCGCGGGTGCAGGCGGGGCCCATGATTAGGAACGTCGCCGTACCGTGGTTAAAACACTCACCAATGTTGGGGCAGGAGGCTTCTTCGCACACGGTGTTGAGGTGCAAATCGCGCAGAATTTCCTTTACTGAGCCAACCCGCTCCCATTGCGGTGCTTTTACTCTTAACCAGTCTGGCTTAACGGTCACGCTTGTCCTCGCTGTTTCCATAACGTGTGCGGTGTTGCTCTAATCTTACCGGATCTCGACGTTGAGCAGGGGCGATCGCCCCCATAGCAGTCCTAAGTCATTCATGAAATGCCGAATCTGCCATGAAATGCTGAATCTGCT
This window harbors:
- the lipA gene encoding lipoyl synthase, which translates into the protein METARTSVTVKPDWLRVKAPQWERVGSVKEILRDLHLNTVCEEASCPNIGECFNHGTATFLIMGPACTRACPYCDIDFEKKPQALDPTEPLRLAEAVKRMKLNHVVVTSVNRDDLPDGGAGQFVRCIDEIRKSSPGTTIEVLIPDLCGNWEALEVILQAAPEVLNHNTETIPRLYRRVRPQGDYQRTLELLDRARQQAPWLYTKSGIMVGLGETDEEVQQVMRDLRSVDCDILTIGQYLQPTQKHLGVQDFVTPEQFEQWRVIGEEMGFLQVVSSPLTRSSYHAEQVRSLMERYPRDRAPQTSTAVQTP